The Pseudomonas alkylphenolica genomic sequence TCTTCCACGTCTCCCCGCTGGCCGGTTTCAAGGGTGGCGCGCTGAACTACTTGATCCCGCACACCGCCAAGGATGCCGAAGTGATCGCGGTGATCGACTCGGACTACTGCGTGGACCGCAACTGGCTCAAGCACATGGTCCCGCACTTCAGCGACCCGAAGATCGCCGTGGTGCAATCGCCGCAGGACTATCGCGACCAGAACGAAAGCACCTTCAAGAAGCTGTGCTACAGCGAGTACAAGGGCTTTTTCCATATCGGCATGGTCACCCGCAACGACCGTGACGCGATCATCCAGCACGGCACCATGACCATGACCCGGCGTTCGGTGCTCGAAGAGCTGGGTTGGGCTGACTGGTGTATCTGCGAAGACGCCGAACTCGGCCTGCGGGTATTCGAGAAAGGCTACTCGGCGGCGTACTCCCACGAGAGCTACGGTAAGGGTCTGATGCCCGATACCTTCATCGACTTCAAGAAGCAGCGCTTCCGCTGGGCCTATGGCGCCATCCAGATCATCAAGCGCCATGCCGCCAGCCTGTTGCGTGGCAAAGACTCGGAGCTCACCCGCGGCCAGCGTTATCACTTCCTGGCGGGCTGGCTGCCGTGGATTGCCGATGGCATGAACATTTTCTTCACCGTTGGCGCCTTGCTGTGGTCGGCGGCGATGATCATCGTGCCGCAACGGGTCGATCCGCCGCTGCTGATCTTCGCCATTCCGCCATTGGCGCTGTTCGTGTTCAAGGTTGGCAAGATTGTCTTCCTCTACCGCCGCGCGGTCGGGGTCAACATGAAGGACGCCTTCGCCGCCGCCCTGGCCGGTCTTGCCCTGTCGCACACCATCGCCAAAGCGGTGCTGTACGGATTCTTCACCAGCAGCATTCCGTTCTTCCGCACGCCGAAGAACGCCGACAGCCATGGTTTGCTGGTGGCGCTTTCCGAAGCCCGGGAAGAGCTGTTCATCATGTTGCTGCTGTGGGGGGCTGCGGCCGGGATTTACCTGGTCCAGGGTCTGCCGAGCAATGACATGCGCTTCTGGGTAACCATGCTGCTGGTGCAGTCGCTGCCGTACCTGGCGGCGCTGATCATGGCGATGCTGTCGTCGCTGCCCAAGCCTGTGGATGCTGCCCAGCCGGCGCAGGCGTCCTGACCTACCCCCCGGTGGGAGCGGGCTTGCCCCGCGATGCGATCTGCCAGACACATCGCATCGCGGGGCAAGCCCGCTCCCACCGGGTGGCGCTCCTACCGGCCACCCTCCCCTGATCGATTTGCTATAAGATAACGCCCCTCGAATTCGTGCCCTGCCTTGCCCCCGGAGTTCCTTCAATGACGGCCCCAGCCGACCTTTCGCCTACCCTAGAACTGGCCTGCGACCTGATCCGTCGCCCCTCGGTAACCCCGGTCGATGCCGACTGCCAGAAACAGATGATGCAACGCCTGGGCGATGCCGGTTTCATGCTGGAGCCGATGCGTATCGAAGACGTCGACAACTTCTGGGCCACCCATGGCACCCAGGACGGTCCGGTGCTGTGCTTTGCCGGTCACACCGACGTAGTGCCTACCGGCCCCGTGCAGGCCTGGCAGAACGATCCGTTCGATGCCCTGATCGATGCCGACGGCATGCTCTGTGGCCGTGGCGCCGCCGACATGAAAGGCAGCCTGGCGGCCATGGTTGTTGCCACCGAGCGCTTCGTCGCCGATTACCCGAACCATCGCGGCAAGGTCGCCTTCCTGATCACCAGTGACGAAGAAGGCCCGGCCCACCACGGCACCAAGGCGGTCATCGAACGCCTGGCCGCGCGCAAAGAGCGCCTGGACTGGTGCATCGTCGGCGAACCGTCGAGCACCAGCCTGGTTGGCGACGTGGTCAAGAACGGCCGTCGCGGTTCGCTCGGCGCCAAGCTGACAGTGCGCGGCGTGCAGGGCCATGTGGCCTACCCGCACCTGGCCAAGAACCCGATCCACCTGGCCGCCCCGGCGCTGGCGGAACTGGCCGCCGAGCACTGGGACGAAGGCAATGCCTTTTTCCCACCGACCAGCTTCCAGATTTCCAACCTCAACTCCGGCACTGGCGCTACCAACGTGGTGCCGGGTGAACTGACGGCGCTGTTCAACTTCCGCTTCTCCACCGAGTCGACGGTCGAAGGCCTGCAAGCCCGCGTCGCGGCGATCCTCGACAAGCACCAGCTGGACTGGCACGTCGACTGGGCACTGTCCGGCCTGCCGTTCCTGACCGAGCCGGGTGACCTGCTCGACGCGGTGTCGGCCAGCATCAAGGCGGTCACCGGTCGCGAAACCAAGGCCTCGACCAGCGGCGGCACCTCCGATGGACGCTTCATTGCCACCCTCGGCACCCAGGTGGTCGAACTGGGTCCGGTCAACGCCACCATTCACCAGGTCAACGAGCGGATCCTCGCCAGTGACCTCGACGTGCTGACCGAGATCTACTACCAGACCCTGACCCGGTTGCTCGCCTGATGCTCATCTGCCCTATCTGCAGCGCAGCACTGAGTACCCTCGACAACGGTGTGGCCTGCCCGGCCGGGCACCGTTTCGACCGGGCCCGCCAGGGTTACCTGAACCTGTTGCCGGTGCAGCACAAGAACAGCCGCGACCCGGGCGATAACCAGGCCATGGTCGAAGCCCGCCGCGACTTTCTCAATGCCGGGCACTATGCCCCGGTGGCCCGTCGCCTGGCTGAACTGGCCGCCGAGCGTGCCCCGGCGCGCTGGCTGGATATCGGTTGCGGTGAGGGTTACTACACCGCGCAGATCGCCGAGACACTGCCCGAGGCCGATGGTTATGCCCTGGACATCTCCCGCGAAGCGGTCAAGCGCGCCTGCAAACGCAACCCGGCACTGACCTGGCTGGTGGCGAGCATGGCGCGCGTGCCGCTGGCCGATGCCAGCTGTCAGTTCCTGGCCAGCGTGTTCAGCCCCCTCGACTGGCAGGAAGCCCTGCGCCTGCTCGCCCCGGGTGGCGGCCTGATGCGCGTCGGCCCGACCAACGAGCACCTGATCGAGCTGCGTCACAAGCTCTATGATGAAGTGCGCGACTACGCCGACGACAAGCACCTGGCGCTGGTCCCGCCCGGCATGCAGCACGCCCATAGCGAAACCCTGAAATTCCGCCTGAGCCTTGTCGATGGCAAGTCCCGCGCCGACCTGCTGGCCATGACCCCTCATGGCTGGCGCGCCAGCGCGGAAAAACGAGCCCGCGTCATCGAGCAGGCCGAGCCTTTCGAGGTCACGGTATCGATGCGTTACGATTACTTTGTGCGCCAAGACTGAGCACACCCGGAGCCCCCCCCCCCCCATGCGCCAACCCGATATCGAGATTTACCTCAAAGACGCCGACGTCGACCACAAACAGATCGCTGCCTGGCTCAGCGAGGCTCTCGGCCCTTGCAGCGACTGGCAGCAGAAAGGTCAGACCTACAAGTGCAAGGCCGGTAACATTCCGGTTACCTGGTTACCGAAGGCTGTAGGCAAATGGAACAGTCTCTACCTGGAAAGCGACCAGACGCCGTGGGCAGACGACATCGCCTGCGCGCGCGCCGCCTTCGCTGCACTGAACGTCGAAGTGCGTTGTGCACCGGGCAGCTGGGTCGAGGAAGAAGGTGAAGAAGATGCCGATCGCTGGATCCGCATCAGCGCCGACGGTGAAGAGGAAATCACCTGGCGTACCAGCTGAAGCCGGCTCTACGAAAAGGCCCGTCCCGGTCGTCCGGCGACGGGCCTTTTCGCTTTTGGGCCCAGGCTCAAGGCCCGTGGCCCGGCGCTTACAGGCCGATTACGTCTTCTGCCTGGAGGCCTTTCTGGCCTTGCGTCAGACTGTATTCGACCTGCTGCCCCTCGATCAGGGTGCGATGCCCCTCACCGCGAATGGCGCGGTAGTGAACGAACACATCGGCCCCCCCTTCACGCTGGATGAAGCCATAACCTTTGGCGTCATTGAACCACTTTACACTTCCAGTCTCACGAGACGACATCTGAACTACTCCGGGTTTTTATTTTGGAATCGCCTTGCAAGCGGAGGATCACCTTCCCCCGCCGACGCAGCTTGAGGATTACTCCTGCAAGCTGCGGACCGAGTATATGTCAGGCTTGAAATATTTTTTATGACTGCCCGAGATTTTGCTGAACATGCGCAGATACGTCACACTAACCGGCTGAGCAATTACTCGAAAAAATCACCCAGAGCACACACTGTATGACCCGTCCCCCCCTGCGCCGCCTGATCTTTGGCGCCCTGCGTCGCCTGTTGTACCTGTGGGTTCGCTCCGAGACCATCAACCAGTCGTCCTTTACCCTGAACCTGGATCGCAGCCGACCGGTGTTCTATGCCCTGCAGTCGCCATCGTTGACCGATCTGGCGGTACTCGACCGTGAATGCAGCAAAGCCGGGCTTCCACGTCCGGTGCTACCGGTGGCGGTGGGCACCCTGCAAGAGCCAGCTGCGTTCTTCTACCTGACCCCCGAGCCGGACTGGCTTGGCCGCCAGGACAAGCGCGGTGCCCCGCCGACCCTGTCGCGGCTGGTCAATGCAATCAGCCAGCATGCCGAGGAAGACGCTCAGATCATTCCGGTCAGCGTGTTCTGGGGCCAGTCGCCGGCCAGTGAGTCCAGCCCGTGGAAACTGCTGTTTGCCGACAGCTGGGCGGTGACCGGACGTTTGCGCCGGCTGCTGACCGTGCTGATCCTGGGACGCAAGACCCGTGTGCAGTTCTCTGCGCCGATTCACCTGCGTGAGCTGGCCCTGCACAACAAAGGCCACGAACGTACCGTACGCATGGCCCAGCG encodes the following:
- the dapE gene encoding succinyl-diaminopimelate desuccinylase yields the protein MTAPADLSPTLELACDLIRRPSVTPVDADCQKQMMQRLGDAGFMLEPMRIEDVDNFWATHGTQDGPVLCFAGHTDVVPTGPVQAWQNDPFDALIDADGMLCGRGAADMKGSLAAMVVATERFVADYPNHRGKVAFLITSDEEGPAHHGTKAVIERLAARKERLDWCIVGEPSSTSLVGDVVKNGRRGSLGAKLTVRGVQGHVAYPHLAKNPIHLAAPALAELAAEHWDEGNAFFPPTSFQISNLNSGTGATNVVPGELTALFNFRFSTESTVEGLQARVAAILDKHQLDWHVDWALSGLPFLTEPGDLLDAVSASIKAVTGRETKASTSGGTSDGRFIATLGTQVVELGPVNATIHQVNERILASDLDVLTEIYYQTLTRLLA
- a CDS encoding cold-shock protein is translated as MSSRETGSVKWFNDAKGYGFIQREGGADVFVHYRAIRGEGHRTLIEGQQVEYSLTQGQKGLQAEDVIGL
- a CDS encoding putative RNA methyltransferase, which produces MLICPICSAALSTLDNGVACPAGHRFDRARQGYLNLLPVQHKNSRDPGDNQAMVEARRDFLNAGHYAPVARRLAELAAERAPARWLDIGCGEGYYTAQIAETLPEADGYALDISREAVKRACKRNPALTWLVASMARVPLADASCQFLASVFSPLDWQEALRLLAPGGGLMRVGPTNEHLIELRHKLYDEVRDYADDKHLALVPPGMQHAHSETLKFRLSLVDGKSRADLLAMTPHGWRASAEKRARVIEQAEPFEVTVSMRYDYFVRQD